In Selenomonadales bacterium, the following proteins share a genomic window:
- a CDS encoding MFS transporter, with translation MPLLKGFSLEERSWMMYDWANSVYSSVVTAAVLPIYFTSLTAAAGISGAMSSVYWGYAVAAASLIVALFAPLLGALGDYKGMKMRLLRVFLAIGVVSTAALALFTGWQVILGISIITAVGFAGATIFYDASLVDVTTPERMDKVSSYGFAMGYIGGSTIPFIGSIALIMFGEQIGIPRVVATRLSFVITAVWWAFFSIPMLTHVKQKHYLEHEEGLLAASFRRVSTTLRNVQEYRRVFLFLVSYFFYIDGVGTIIRMATIYGASVGIGTTTMMAALVVIQIVAFPCAIIFGRLAEKYGSAIMLFIGMGIYIVISVLGFRMTTAAEFWGIALLVATAQGGIQAISRSHFGKMIPKHKFNEFFGMYDIFSRFAAILGPVMFAALTQATGNPRFGVLSVIGQFTIGALFLWLSERAAKATLPTGAVQA, from the coding sequence GTGCCATTGCTTAAAGGGTTTTCGCTCGAGGAACGCAGCTGGATGATGTACGACTGGGCTAATTCTGTTTATTCTTCTGTGGTAACTGCCGCCGTACTGCCGATATACTTCACTTCGCTGACAGCCGCTGCTGGGATTAGCGGCGCTATGTCTAGTGTTTACTGGGGGTATGCTGTGGCGGCGGCTTCACTGATTGTGGCTCTCTTCGCGCCGCTCTTAGGTGCCCTTGGCGACTATAAAGGCATGAAGATGCGCCTGCTGAGGGTCTTTTTGGCGATAGGTGTGGTCTCAACCGCGGCGCTAGCCTTGTTTACGGGCTGGCAAGTGATCTTGGGCATATCGATAATCACTGCCGTTGGGTTCGCCGGAGCGACCATATTTTATGACGCATCACTTGTCGACGTTACGACGCCCGAGCGTATGGACAAGGTGTCGAGCTATGGGTTTGCGATGGGCTACATCGGCGGCAGCACCATCCCCTTTATTGGGAGCATAGCGCTGATTATGTTTGGTGAGCAGATTGGCATACCGCGCGTAGTAGCTACGCGGCTGTCCTTTGTCATAACGGCGGTGTGGTGGGCCTTTTTCTCCATCCCGATGCTGACGCATGTCAAGCAAAAGCACTACCTAGAACATGAAGAAGGCCTTTTGGCGGCAAGTTTCCGACGCGTCAGCACCACTTTGCGCAACGTGCAGGAGTATAGGCGCGTGTTCTTATTCCTAGTCAGCTACTTCTTCTATATTGACGGCGTAGGTACGATTATTCGCATGGCTACAATCTATGGGGCCAGCGTAGGCATCGGCACGACCACTATGATGGCTGCACTCGTAGTCATTCAAATCGTGGCCTTCCCCTGCGCTATTATTTTCGGGCGATTAGCCGAGAAGTATGGCAGCGCTATAATGCTTTTTATCGGCATGGGCATCTATATCGTCATTAGCGTACTAGGTTTTCGCATGACCACTGCGGCCGAGTTTTGGGGCATAGCGTTGTTGGTGGCTACCGCGCAAGGTGGCATACAGGCTATTTCGCGCTCGCACTTCGGCAAAATGATACCTAAGCACAAGTTTAACGAGTTCTTCGGCATGTACGATATTTTCTCGCGCTTTGCTGCCATCCTTGGGCCCGTGATGTTTGCCGCACTGACCCAGGCTACCGGGAACCCGCGTTTTGGTGTGCTAAGTGTTATCGGGCAGTTTACGATTGGCGCGCTCTTCTTATGGCTGTCTGAGCGCGCTGCTAAAGCTACGCTTCCCACAGGGGCCGTGCAGGCATGA
- the thiW gene encoding energy coupling factor transporter S component ThiW, translating into MHTKKLTLAALLVAIGVATAHLVVFPLEVARIFPVQHAINVVVGIVLGPWWAVGVAFCTSLLRNVLGTGSPLAFPGSMIGAFLAGFIFTKTHCRLRAVLGEVIGTGFLGALVAFPIARYLLGRDVAAFFFVVPFLASSTAGAVVGYILTARLSDSLLKRIAGE; encoded by the coding sequence ATGCACACCAAAAAACTTACTCTCGCGGCGCTGCTCGTGGCCATCGGCGTAGCCACGGCACATCTCGTTGTTTTCCCCTTAGAGGTTGCGCGCATCTTCCCGGTACAACACGCCATTAACGTAGTGGTGGGCATTGTGCTCGGCCCTTGGTGGGCGGTGGGGGTAGCATTTTGCACGTCACTGCTGCGCAATGTACTCGGCACCGGTTCACCTCTTGCTTTCCCGGGCAGTATGATTGGCGCATTTCTGGCGGGGTTTATCTTTACCAAGACCCACTGTCGCTTAAGGGCTGTTTTGGGAGAAGTGATAGGCACAGGCTTCCTAGGGGCGTTAGTAGCGTTTCCCATAGCTAGATACTTGCTCGGTCGGGACGTAGCTGCTTTCTTTTTTGTCGTGCCGTTTTTGGCAAGCAGTACGGCTGGCGCGGTCGTGGGGTACATACTTACGGCGCGTTTATCGGATAGTTTACTTAAGAGAATAGCGGGGGAGTAG
- a CDS encoding MFS transporter gives MSKAVRTVAGASLAIFFHGSLVFGMPGLMSPVWGRELGISAGALSLVMFFLLAALGIFMFFVGKWTVRYGAKKLIIVGTFLAAGAAAMTALVSNVWMIYLWAFLIGAASCFVYSPGINVAQQWFPHIKGTVSGIVNLTFGIAAAIMVPMYRLWFETFGQEILALIVAALTLCLGLLGAQLIVLPESGVAPQASTTTGERKTQGVKRALTPAEALRTPSFWLLWVVWALMGAAGITMVTQSVRFGLHLGFGLAAASGILASFNLTNGLSRLASGVLSDRLGRKRTLALSFVVAGAAYFILPHVSSLGVIMLLAAAVGFGYGTLFACSAPLIAECFGLKHFGIIFGLVFTSFGFVSGLIGPVATGAILGVTGNDYSAAFLFLGALCMISAGLVMTIPEANVQ, from the coding sequence ATGAGTAAGGCGGTGCGGACGGTCGCCGGTGCCTCGCTGGCAATCTTTTTCCATGGGTCGCTGGTCTTTGGCATGCCGGGCTTAATGTCCCCGGTGTGGGGCAGGGAATTAGGCATTAGTGCCGGCGCACTGAGCCTCGTAATGTTCTTCCTCCTCGCTGCGCTAGGGATCTTTATGTTTTTTGTCGGCAAGTGGACGGTGCGCTACGGCGCCAAGAAGCTCATAATCGTCGGCACATTCCTGGCCGCGGGCGCCGCTGCCATGACGGCGCTAGTCAGCAACGTGTGGATGATTTACCTCTGGGCGTTTCTAATTGGTGCGGCCAGCTGTTTTGTCTATTCGCCGGGGATTAACGTGGCACAGCAGTGGTTCCCGCACATTAAGGGAACTGTGTCCGGCATTGTGAACCTTACGTTTGGCATTGCCGCGGCCATAATGGTTCCCATGTACCGTTTGTGGTTTGAGACTTTCGGACAGGAGATCCTAGCATTGATTGTCGCCGCTCTTACACTCTGCCTGGGCCTGCTTGGTGCGCAGCTTATCGTGTTGCCTGAATCAGGAGTCGCACCTCAGGCAAGCACGACGACAGGGGAGCGCAAAACGCAAGGCGTTAAGCGTGCGCTTACTCCCGCCGAGGCGCTTCGCACGCCGAGCTTCTGGCTACTCTGGGTAGTGTGGGCGCTAATGGGAGCGGCAGGCATCACCATGGTGACTCAATCCGTAAGGTTCGGCCTTCACCTTGGGTTTGGCTTGGCCGCGGCCTCGGGCATTTTGGCGAGCTTTAACTTAACAAACGGGCTCAGTCGCTTAGCCTCCGGCGTGTTGTCAGACAGACTGGGGCGAAAACGAACTCTGGCTTTGAGCTTTGTGGTCGCCGGTGCCGCCTACTTCATCTTGCCGCACGTAAGTTCGCTTGGCGTGATTATGCTCCTTGCGGCAGCTGTAGGCTTTGGCTACGGCACACTTTTTGCTTGCTCCGCGCCGCTTATCGCCGAGTGCTTCGGACTTAAGCACTTTGGCATCATCTTTGGCCTAGTGTTTACTTCGTTTGGGTTTGTCTCGGGGCTTATCGGCCCTGTAGCGACCGGCGCGATTCTCGGTGTAACCGGCAACGACTACAGTGCCGCTTTCTTGTTTCTCGGAGCGCTGTGCATGATTTCCGCCGGGCTTGTCATGACGATACCAGAAGCCAACGTGCAATAG
- a CDS encoding alkaline phosphatase family protein, with translation MTRRLVVVSVDALSIDNWSQVESLPTFRSLIENGASSRELYSVFPTLTYAVHATIVTGMYPKNHGILHNHPLQPFVPEKEKQWYWYRRELRAQPIYDVARIHGLTTAAFLWPTTGKANIDYNLPEIVALKGENQALKVLRNGSFLYCLELELRYRHVRKGIGQPYLDDFTTACAVHTLKARRPHLTLIHLIDLDDRKHYFGTKSQEAQAALERMDRRLAEIIAATKEAGTYADTTFLVLGDHGQLDVDTRVRPNLLLSAAGLQMGEGTGTNWRAYLQCNGGSAYLYVRDGDAEARDQAISALEVACAAGAWGIERVYTGDSLAALCVGGGIAAVIEAKRGVTFEEAFAEPSVASIAPAQGKYANHGYSLSKPNYTCVFVAAGKGVARRGDIGEMRMVDIAPTMAKILRLPFPSCDGQAMAGFGDNE, from the coding sequence ATGACACGCCGCTTAGTCGTTGTTTCGGTCGACGCGTTATCGATAGATAACTGGAGTCAAGTCGAGTCCCTGCCCACATTTCGGTCGCTTATAGAAAATGGTGCTTCTAGTCGCGAGCTTTACAGCGTCTTCCCGACGTTGACCTATGCCGTGCACGCCACCATCGTCACCGGCATGTACCCAAAAAACCACGGTATTCTACACAATCACCCCCTGCAACCCTTTGTGCCCGAGAAAGAGAAACAGTGGTACTGGTATCGCCGGGAGTTGCGGGCCCAGCCCATCTATGATGTGGCGCGCATCCATGGGCTCACTACGGCAGCCTTTCTGTGGCCGACTACCGGCAAGGCGAATATCGACTATAACCTGCCGGAAATTGTCGCGCTTAAGGGGGAGAACCAAGCGCTTAAAGTGCTGCGCAATGGCAGTTTCTTATACTGCCTAGAACTTGAGTTGCGCTACCGCCACGTCAGAAAGGGGATCGGCCAGCCCTATCTCGACGATTTTACCACCGCCTGCGCCGTGCACACGCTTAAGGCGCGCCGACCGCACCTGACGCTGATTCACCTTATCGACCTTGACGACAGGAAGCACTACTTTGGCACCAAGAGCCAGGAGGCGCAGGCCGCGCTAGAGCGCATGGATAGGCGGTTAGCCGAGATTATCGCCGCAACCAAAGAAGCTGGCACGTACGCCGATACTACATTCCTGGTTTTAGGTGACCACGGACAACTTGACGTTGACACGCGCGTGCGGCCGAACCTCCTGCTTAGCGCTGCAGGGTTACAGATGGGAGAGGGTACCGGCACCAATTGGCGTGCGTACCTGCAATGTAATGGCGGCAGCGCCTACTTGTACGTGCGGGATGGCGATGCCGAGGCCCGCGACCAAGCAATAAGCGCTTTGGAAGTAGCCTGTGCGGCTGGGGCGTGGGGAATAGAGCGGGTGTACACGGGGGATAGCCTTGCGGCGCTCTGTGTCGGAGGTGGCATCGCCGCCGTCATCGAGGCGAAGAGAGGCGTTACCTTTGAAGAAGCCTTTGCCGAGCCGAGTGTCGCGTCCATTGCGCCCGCACAAGGCAAGTACGCCAATCACGGGTATTCTTTAAGTAAACCCAATTATACTTGCGTGTTTGTGGCCGCAGGCAAAGGTGTAGCACGCCGCGGCGACATAGGGGAGATGCGTATGGTGGATATCGCGCCGACGATGGCCAAAATCCTGCGTCTGCCGTTCCCGAGTTGCGACGGCCAGGCTATGGCCGGGTTTGGCGACAATGAGTAA
- a CDS encoding phosphatase PAP2 family protein → MRIKSSVLQTDIALYHFMNRRLHWRGVLTFMRGITMFGETYTAVAAGVLALFLGWSGDSAVGVQTTLVIGISQAVVQSIKRLVNRTRPYLVHEWSIAPNPPACQYSFPSGHTACAVAWTLMFGLFYPFLRPLLYPLAFLVGMSRITLGVHYPTDVLVGAAISYGTYILVTGLL, encoded by the coding sequence GTGCGCATTAAGTCCTCTGTGTTACAGACAGATATCGCGCTCTATCACTTCATGAACCGGAGGCTCCATTGGCGGGGAGTGCTCACGTTTATGCGCGGCATAACGATGTTTGGCGAAACCTATACGGCGGTTGCCGCAGGCGTGCTGGCCCTGTTTCTGGGATGGAGCGGCGACTCCGCAGTAGGTGTACAGACCACGCTGGTGATTGGCATATCGCAAGCCGTAGTACAATCCATCAAGCGGTTGGTAAACCGCACGCGTCCCTACCTTGTGCACGAGTGGTCCATCGCACCAAACCCCCCGGCCTGCCAATACTCGTTTCCCTCTGGGCATACGGCGTGCGCGGTAGCTTGGACTTTGATGTTTGGGTTATTCTATCCGTTCCTGCGGCCTTTGCTCTATCCGTTAGCGTTTCTGGTGGGCATGTCGCGCATTACGTTAGGGGTGCATTACCCTACCGATGTTCTGGTGGGGGCAGCCATCTCGTATGGTACGTACATACTAGTAACAGGGCTGCTATAG